Within Cellulophaga sp. L1A9, the genomic segment TACATCATGAAATACCGCTGCAACAGCTCCTAAAGAGAATTGCCATTTACGGAAACGGAATAAGATGTATAAGAACACAACCGCTAAAGATCCAATAATAGCCCAAAAAGCATTATTTTTAATATCATCTGCAATGGTAGGTCCTACTTTCTTAGAAGACATGATACCTATAGCCTTATCATCATTAGCTACAGAGAAATCTGCAAAAGTTGTTCCGTCAGGGAAGTACTTCTGTAACGTCGTATATAACTTATTTTGAATTTCAGCATCAACTTCAATACCTTCTACATCAACTTTATAAGGTGTTGTAATCATTACCTGATTGTCATCACCATATGTTTTAACATTTGTACCACTACCAAAGACAGCATTTAATTCTGTTGCCATTTCTGATGGATTCACCGGTTGCTCAAAACGAACTTGGTACGAACGACCACCTACGAAATCTACACCTTGCTGTAATCCAGGACCAAAGAATAAGGAATACAAACCAACAACTACCAATACTGTAGAAGCGATATACGCAATTTTTCTTTTCCCTAAGAAATCAATATGTACGTTCTTGAATAAGTTTTTAGTTAGCCCAGTAGAAAACTCTAATTTTCTGTCTTTTGCTGCTAAATACCATCCTATTAATAAACGAGTAATAAAAATCGCTGTAAATAGTGAGGTTAAAATACCAATGATTAACGTAGTTGCAAAACCTTTAATTGGGCCAGAACCAAAAACAAATAAGATTACTGCCGTTAAACCTGTTGTAATGTTTGCATCTAAAATAGAAGATAATGCATTACTAAAACCGTCTGCAATAGCGAGTGATTTGCCTTTACCTTTAGCAATCTCTTCTTTAATACGTTCGAATATAAGAACGTTTGCATCCACAGACATACCAATAGTCAATACAATACCTGCTATACCCGGTAAGGTTAACACTGCTTTAATACTTGTTAGAACACCAAAGATTAAAAGTATGTTGAATAATAATGCAACATCTGCAAAAGCTCCTGCTCTACCGTAATAGAATATCATCCAAACTAATACAAAAACCATGGCAATAGCAAATGAATTGAATCCACTATCAATTGCTTCTTGCCCTAATGAAGGACCAACAATTTCAGATTGTACAATTTCTGCTTTAGCGGGTAATTTACCAGCTCTTAAAACGTTTGCTATATCTTTAGTTTCATTAATAGTAAATGCACCCGTTATTTCTGAACGACCACCAGAGATACCACCAACTTGTGATACTCCTGGAGCAGTGTATACTTTATTATCTAATACGATTGCAATACCTGTACCATTAAGATTAGCATCACTTGTAAGTTTTTGCCATTCTTTAGCCCCCTTAGTATTCATACTCATGGTTACTGCTGGTCTATTGCGAGGATCAAAATCATCACGAGCATCACTAACCACATCACCACTAATTCTTGGAGTACCTGCTCTATTAGATTGTATTGCATACAAACCAACAATTTCTGCACCTTCTGTTGGTCGTTCCCATAAGAATTTTACAAATTGTAATTCTTTTGGTACCAATCTTCTAATTTCCGGCATTTTTAAGTATGCAGAAATCTGTGCTGTATCTTGAGTTGAAGCTCTTACAAAAGCTTGCCCTCCTGGATCAGCAGGAATTAGTAAACTAATTAAAGGATTTACTTCGCTAGCAAAATCAATTGAATCCTGAGCTACATCAGACAAAAGAGAATCTATTTCTGATTCTGGTTTGCTTATTGTTTCTGGTTGCTCTACTTCTACTAATGTTTTAAGTTTTTCATTTGCTGCAAATAAAAACTGACTTAAACCTTGATTATCTGGTCTGTACGTTTCCCAAAACTCTAATTGTGCTGTACTTGATAGTAATTCCTGAGCACGTGCAATATCTTTTGCACCAGGTAGTTCTACTAAAATACGACCTGAAGTTCCTTCTCTTTGGATGTTCGGTTGTGTAACACCAAATCCATCGATACGTTCTCTTAACACCTCAAATGCAGAAATAATAGACTCGTCTATTTTAGTTCTAATGATAGGCTTTACCTGATCATCGGTCATTTGAAAGTTAATAACATCACTTAAACCTTTGTTTGCAAAAATTTCTGGCGATGCTAATTTTGTGTCGCTGCTAATTTTATCAAATTCTTGAAAAAATAGATCAACATACGTATCACTACTATTTTTTGAAGCGGCATCTGCATTTGCAATTGCTTCATTGAATTTAGCATTAGAAGTATTATTTGCTAAGCCTTTTAAGATATCTTTTACAGATATCTGAAGGGTAACATTGATTCCCCCTTTTAAATCTAAACCTTTATTTAGCTCTTTCTTTTTAGCATCATTATAGGTGGTAAAGCCCATAATAGATTCCTCTCCAATAGAGTCTAAATACTTGACTTCTAAATCTTTTCTTTGATCTAAATAATCAGTTTCAGTACTAGAAATACTGTTAGTAGCATAGGTTGCTGCTTTCTTTTCAACATTGTTCGTTATGAACGTGTAAGACAATTGATAAATACTTACCAATCCAAACAAAAAAGCGAAAAGCTTTATAAGTCCTTTATTCTGCATTAGTTACTATATTAATTTCTGGTTTTTTTCTGTAAGCGTGCAAATATATCATTTAAGTAAGGAATTGACAATATTTTTTGCTTTTATAAGTAAGGGCAGTTATCAAACTGACAACTGCCCTTGTTTTATTGGATTATTAGTGCCAATTACAGCTCTAATAAATCGTTCGTTTTCTTTACTCCTGCTGCACTTTCCTGCATTTTAGCTTTATCTGCATCACTTAATGGAATATTTACAATTTTCTCAATACCATCTTTACCCAAAATTACAGGCACCCCGATACAAAGACCACTTAAGTCATATTCTCCTTCTAAATAAGCAGAACATGGAAACATTTTCTTCTGATCGCAAGCAATAGCTTGAACCATACTTGAAACTGCTGCTCCTGGAGCATACCAAGCACTTGTTCCTAATAATTTTGTTAAGGTTGCACCACCTACTTTAGTATCTTCCGCAACTTGAGTTAATCTCTCTTCTGATAAAAACTCAGAAACTTTAATGCTATTACGAGTAGCATGCCCTGTTAATGGCACCATACCAGTATCACTATGACCACCGATTACCATTCCATCAACATCAGAAATAGGAGACTCTAAAGCCTCTGCTAATCTATATTTGAAACGAGCGCTATCTAACGCACCACCCATTCCGATAATCTTATTTTTAGCCAAGCCAGTTGTTTTATGCACTAAATAGGTCATTGTATCCATTGGATTACTAACCACAATAAGAATCACATTAGGAGAATACTTAATAAGATTAGAAGAAACAGTCTTAACAATTCCTGCATTAATACCTATCAACTCTTCTCTAGTCATTCCTGGCTTACGAGGAATACCTGAAGTAATTACGGCAACATCACTACCTGCTGTTGCAGCATAGTCATTTGTGATCCCTGTTATTTTTGTATCGAAACCATTTAAAGAAGCTGTCTGCATTAAATCCATCGCTTTTCCTTCAGCGAATCCTTCTTTAATATCTAACAATACTACTTCTGATGCAAAATTCTTTATAGCTATGTACTCAGCACAACTTGCACCAACAGCACCAGCTCCTACGACTGTAACTTTCATTTTATATTTTTTTATATTGATTTAATTGCCTCAAAAATACTGAAATTTAATAGAAAAAATAACTTATAAGGTGACTTTTAAAATTCAATTTTGTTAGTTTTTTTTGAAAAAAATAATCAACAAATGTTAAAGAAAAATGTAATTCAACGAATTTTCCTACAAAAGTTTACCATTGGTCGAAAAAAAGAGGAATAAACCAGTCATCTTTAGTATGTTTATCGTCCCAAATTAAACCTACTTACTATGAAAAAGCAATCCCCTTTCATAGCGCTTTGCGTTACGATACTTTTTGCAAGTTGCTCAAAAACAACTGTTAACAATGATCCAGTAATTGGCATATGGACCAATACTGTCGAGAGTAATTCTGTAAATCTAAAAATTATTAAAACAGAATCTGAATGGATTTTTAATGACGCCTACCTAGGAAGGTATCATCAATATCAAAACAGCGATTTGACTGTTCAAACAGATTTTAGCTGGAAACACGAAGATGACCAATACATCATTTCTTACCCAGGAACAGATTTCCCTGATGACATAGTTACCTTAGTACAAACAACCTTACAAGAATCTGATGGTGATATTTTAGCCACTAGAGAATAATTACAGCTCTATAAAGCAATAAAAAAGGCTATCTGTTTAAACAGATAGCCTTTTTTAATATCTTCCTATTTTTAAAATAGATTACCTAAACCCAAAGTTTACCCCTACAGATAAACTATTAAATTGTGCTATAGTATAATCTGCATGTAGCCTAAAAAAACCTAGTTTTAATTTTGTTCCAATGTTTGCAGTAGCTCCAGAAACTTTTTTAGTTAATGTAAAAGGATCTTCTATTGTTTGTTGAAAAGGACCCGACTGCACAATATAAGTTCCCAAAACATCTGTTTTAGAATTACCAGAGATATACCCTAAACCACCATAAAAATTAATAATCGGCATTTTCGTAGACACCACTGCTTGAAAATTCCATGAATTTATTTTAGCATCAATTTTTTGATTTTCTCCTGCTATAATATCAGTATCGGTAAAATCATATGTTCCGTTCAAATGCGTATATCCTATCACTCCAGAAATAGCAACCGGCCATATTTTTTCTGCGGGCAATAAACTTGTAAGCTCATGCTGCAAACCAATACCGTAAAAACCAACAGCAACTTCGTCTGTTTCAATTTTCGGTAAAAATCGTGCTTTAATCTCCATCCCCTTTATAAGACCAACACTTACCTGCAAAAAAGCAGAGGGTACAAAATTGATATTTTCTGACGACAGCCCGGTAGGCAAATCAAACTCTTCTCTAAACAAACCATTTTCATCTTCAACAAAAACACGAATATCTTCCAAATCGCCCAGTCCTGTTGCTACTGATTTGCTAAGACCACCATCTACAAATTGTAAGTTGTCATAATCTGCCGTATTTAAAACAAATGTTTTCTTGTCTTCTTTATTTTTAAACGAAGCCATGTTCCCGATGATCGATATCTCGAAACCACCAAGAGGCTTAGTTTCTCCAGAATTATACCACCCATTAGAAATGCTATAAATCATTCCTTCAGACAGCGGCGCCATGTACGCGTTTGTAAAACGCTCTGCATCATCTACACCTGCAGCAAAAAGATTATTAATATCTGCTTGCGCTGTCGCCGACAAACCAGAAATTAGAACTAGCAAAAGAAAAAAGTGTTTCATAGTTTTTATTATTTCTATAAAACTAAAAAACTCGCACGGTAGGTGCGAGTTTTTGTTGTGTAATTATAGTTTTCTATGCATCAATGTTCGCATAGACAGCATTTTTCTCAATAAATTCTCTTCGTGGCGGAACCTCATCCCCCATCAACATAGAGAAAACACGATCTGTTTCCGTAGCATTTTCAATAACAACTTGTCTTAAAGTTCTAAATTCAGGATTCATTGTAGTATCCCACAATTGCTCTGCATTCATCTCACCAAGACCTTTGTAACGTTGTATTCCCACACTACCATTAAAGCTTTCTGCTATTTCATCACGCTCTTTATCATTCCAAGCATAACGTTTCTTAGCACCCTTCTTAACCAAGTATAATGGAGGCGTTGCAATATACACATGCCCTGCTTCTACTAATTCCCTCATGTACCTAAAAAAGAACGTAAGAATTAAAGTTTCAATATGACTACCATCGACATCCGCATCACACATGATGACTACTTTATGATATCTAAGTTTATCCAAATTTAGCGCCTGGCTATCCTCTTCTGTACCTATAGATACACCCAAGGCTGTATAGATATTTTTAATTTCTTCGTTCTCAAAAACCCTATGTCGCATAGCCTTCTCAACATTAAGAATCTTACCTCTTAAAGGCAAAATTGCTTGAAACATACGATCACGGCCTTGTTTTGCAGTACCACCCGCCGAATCTCCCTCTACAAGGAATACTTC encodes:
- the secDF gene encoding protein translocase subunit SecDF; amino-acid sequence: MQNKGLIKLFAFLFGLVSIYQLSYTFITNNVEKKAATYATNSISSTETDYLDQRKDLEVKYLDSIGEESIMGFTTYNDAKKKELNKGLDLKGGINVTLQISVKDILKGLANNTSNAKFNEAIANADAASKNSSDTYVDLFFQEFDKISSDTKLASPEIFANKGLSDVINFQMTDDQVKPIIRTKIDESIISAFEVLRERIDGFGVTQPNIQREGTSGRILVELPGAKDIARAQELLSSTAQLEFWETYRPDNQGLSQFLFAANEKLKTLVEVEQPETISKPESEIDSLLSDVAQDSIDFASEVNPLISLLIPADPGGQAFVRASTQDTAQISAYLKMPEIRRLVPKELQFVKFLWERPTEGAEIVGLYAIQSNRAGTPRISGDVVSDARDDFDPRNRPAVTMSMNTKGAKEWQKLTSDANLNGTGIAIVLDNKVYTAPGVSQVGGISGGRSEITGAFTINETKDIANVLRAGKLPAKAEIVQSEIVGPSLGQEAIDSGFNSFAIAMVFVLVWMIFYYGRAGAFADVALLFNILLIFGVLTSIKAVLTLPGIAGIVLTIGMSVDANVLIFERIKEEIAKGKGKSLAIADGFSNALSSILDANITTGLTAVILFVFGSGPIKGFATTLIIGILTSLFTAIFITRLLIGWYLAAKDRKLEFSTGLTKNLFKNVHIDFLGKRKIAYIASTVLVVVGLYSLFFGPGLQQGVDFVGGRSYQVRFEQPVNPSEMATELNAVFGSGTNVKTYGDDNQVMITTPYKVDVEGIEVDAEIQNKLYTTLQKYFPDGTTFADFSVANDDKAIGIMSSKKVGPTIADDIKNNAFWAIIGSLAVVFLYILFRFRKWQFSLGAVAAVFHDVLIVLGIFSIFGKIMPFNMEIDQAFIAAILTVIGYSLNDTVVVFDRIREIIAERGWSAGENTNLALNSTLGRTLNTSLTTVIVLLAIFAFGGDSLRGFMFAMIIGVVVGTYSSLFIATPVMFDTLKNSTQEGIVEVEEK
- a CDS encoding malate dehydrogenase; protein product: MKVTVVGAGAVGASCAEYIAIKNFASEVVLLDIKEGFAEGKAMDLMQTASLNGFDTKITGITNDYAATAGSDVAVITSGIPRKPGMTREELIGINAGIVKTVSSNLIKYSPNVILIVVSNPMDTMTYLVHKTTGLAKNKIIGMGGALDSARFKYRLAEALESPISDVDGMVIGGHSDTGMVPLTGHATRNSIKVSEFLSEERLTQVAEDTKVGGATLTKLLGTSAWYAPGAAVSSMVQAIACDQKKMFPCSAYLEGEYDLSGLCIGVPVILGKDGIEKIVNIPLSDADKAKMQESAAGVKKTNDLLEL
- a CDS encoding DUF6588 family protein, which translates into the protein MKHFFLLLVLISGLSATAQADINNLFAAGVDDAERFTNAYMAPLSEGMIYSISNGWYNSGETKPLGGFEISIIGNMASFKNKEDKKTFVLNTADYDNLQFVDGGLSKSVATGLGDLEDIRVFVEDENGLFREEFDLPTGLSSENINFVPSAFLQVSVGLIKGMEIKARFLPKIETDEVAVGFYGIGLQHELTSLLPAEKIWPVAISGVIGYTHLNGTYDFTDTDIIAGENQKIDAKINSWNFQAVVSTKMPIINFYGGLGYISGNSKTDVLGTYIVQSGPFQQTIEDPFTLTKKVSGATANIGTKLKLGFFRLHADYTIAQFNSLSVGVNFGFR